The Verrucomicrobium spinosum DSM 4136 = JCM 18804 DNA segment CGCCCACATGGGCTGTGAGACTAGGGGCATCCAACACGTCGTGTCACCCGCCAGAATTGGCTCGGGGTTGGCGGAAGGACGTTTCTATCAGCCCTTAAATTTTTAGACCGCTCGTAGTTCGAAAGGTGGATGCAATCCTCCTCCAGGGGAGGTGCTCTCAGATGAGAGAAACTAGAACGATGCCTCTTCTTTGTTGTCCAAGTTATCTGGAGAACCAAATGATTATTCTTACCATTGGAGAAAATTATCCCAATCTCGTCGCTCTTGCATGAGAATTGCGGTTTTGTCACATTCCTCGATCGTATAATGGGATCATCTTTGACTCGCAAATTTGAAGTTTAATTCCACTTAACCTTAATTTTCTCACAATTCCGGGTAGTTTCTTCTTGTCATTTTTTTGAACTTATAGTAATTGTGTGTCACATCGCTGCTAACCAGAAGCGCAGATTTTCCTGCTCATTCCTACGACACGATTTCTCAATCTTCATCCACCCTTCTCTTGAACACTATGGCTGAAACCTCACCCGAATTGATGACGGTCAAGGAAACCGCGGAATATCTGCGGATTCCTCTTCCGACCGTCTATTACCTCGTGCAGCGGGGGCAGCTTCCTGCTGTGCAGATCGGAGGACGCTGGCGCATCAAGCGCAGCCTGTTGGACCGTGATGTGCTGCGCAAGGAAGATGAGGCTGGTCAGCCTACGGTGATGGTCGTGGATGATGACCCCGCATTGCAGGCGCTGTTTAAACAGTTCCTCAAGAAGGCTGGGTTCGGTCGTCTTGTAGTGGGATCTGGTGCTGAAGCCATCTCTCTGGCCAAGAAGCAGAAGTTTGACTTCGTTTTCCTCGATCTCAAACTACCCGATATCCCGGGAGATGAGGTTTACATGCAGTTGAAGGATATTCATCCAGACCTGCCTATTGTGGTGATCACCGGTTACCCTGACAGTGAGATTCTCAGTAAGATCCTCTCGACGGGGCCGGTTACCGTGATCAAAAAGCCCATCGAGTTCGATCAGCTCAACAAGGCGGTGAAGCAGCTTGGCCACAAGGGTGCTGAGATCGGCCTCTGATCTTATCCCACTGGGGAGCCGGAGCTGTCCCCTGGTCTTTGACTTTTGCAACGGCCAGCCGGCAGTTCCGGCTGGTCGTTGTTTTTTGTGAGGGATCGGAATTTGGATGAGCCTACATCCGATTGCCCCTGGTGCGCGCGATTGCAGAAGGGGGGGCGTTGAACTGGGCTCCATGTCTGGCACGGCATCCATCTCTACATTGAAGCGCCATGGTTGAATCCTCTCTCCCGATCTCTGTGGACGATGTGGCGCGGCATTATGATCAACTGGACGGTTTTTATCGCGAGATATGGGGGGAGCATGTTCACCACGGATTGTGGGAGACGGGGAGTGAAAGCTCTTATGAGGCTGTTCGGGCCATGTCTCATCTGGTGGCGATCAAGGCTGCGCTGGTGCCAGGGGCGGAAGTATGTGATCTGGGGTGCGGCTATGGCGGGACTTCCCGTCTTCTGGCGGATGAGTATGGGGCTCGGGTCACGGGATTGACAGTCTCTCCTGCTCAGCAGCGATATGCTGTTGATGTCACCCGTACGCCTGGGAATCCCTCGTATTTGGTGGAGGATTGGATGTGCAATCAGCGTCCGGATGCGGTCTTTGACGCCTTGGTGGCGATCGAAAGCACGGAGCATATGGCGGACAAGGCAAGGGTGTTTTCTGAAGTTGCTCGCGTCCTGAAACCTGGGGGGCGCATGGTGGTGTGCGCTTGGCTGGCAGGGGAGGCGCCCAAGCCCTGGCAGGTGCGGCATCTGGTGGAGCCCGTATGTCGCGAGGGCAGGCTTCCTGCCATGGGGACGGAGGAAGACTATGTGGCCTGGATGGAGCAGGCGGGTCTTGCGTTACGGGAGCGACTGGATGTGACACGGAAGGTATCCCGCACTTGGCCCATCTGCGCATGGCGCTTCGTTGTTGGCCTGATCAGGCGACCCGGTTACCTCCGGTTTATCCTCAATGCCCGCAATGACAATCGCATTTTCGCGATCACCATGCTCAGAATTTGGGTGGCTTATTGCACAAAAGCGATGCGCTACGTGGTGTTCGTGGCGGAGAAGCCATCTCGCTGACTCCTTTGTCTCCCTTTGCTCAACATCTTCATGTGTCACCTTTGTCGAGTCGCCACGGACCAAGGGGGCGTATCTGACACAGAGATTAATCGCTTTCGTCTTCGTGCTCTGTATCGTTGCCAATTGTTTTGTCAGAGTAGAATTATTCCAACCTCCAGGAGATGAGAGAACGCGAAGCTGATCCCCCCATTCCCCGTGCCATGAAGGCCGGACGCGCTTTGCTGACGTTGGGATGCGTCATTGTCGTCATCGCCGGACTGAAGGCGGGGGCGGGTTTTCTCGTGCCCATTGTTGTCGCGTTCTTTTTGAGCGTGCTCAGCTTTCCGCTCATGCACTGGCTCATGTCCAAGAGATTGCCCCACATGGTGGCGCTTTTTGTCACGGTGGGGGCCATTGTGCTCACGCTGGGGCTCACCGTGTATGCCGGTGCCAGTCTATTGCGCAAGTTTCAGAGCGAGGTTCCTGGTTACGTCCACAAACTCAAGTCGTATGTGGATCAGACGGGAGCCTGGCTGGAGGAGCGAGGTGTGGAGGGGGCCAAGGATACGGCCAATCAAGTCTTTGACGTGCCAACCATCATCTCGCTGGCGACCAATCAGGATGTGGTGAAAAATGTTGCCTCCATGGTAGGGACCACTTTCGGAACGGTGGCCACCTGGCTGGGTTCGACGATCATTGTCCTTGTGGTGATGATGTTCATTCTCATGGAGGCTCCTGGTACGACGAGTCGTGCCTCTGTGGTGGAGCAGGCTGGCGGTCCGAATCTTGCCGTGCTTCTGCAATCCGCTACCGACATCCAAAAGTATCTAGGAGTCAAAACGCTCATCAGCGCTGCCACCGGTGTGGCAGCTTTCATCCTCTGTTGGAGCTTCAATTTGAAGTACCCCTTGCTGTGGGGCATCCTGGCGTTCGCCTTCAACTACATCCCGGCTGTAGGCTCCACGGCGGCGGGCATCCCTGCGGTCATTGAGGCGCTCGTGCAACACGGCGTAGGACCCGCGGTAGG contains these protein-coding regions:
- a CDS encoding response regulator, coding for MAETSPELMTVKETAEYLRIPLPTVYYLVQRGQLPAVQIGGRWRIKRSLLDRDVLRKEDEAGQPTVMVVDDDPALQALFKQFLKKAGFGRLVVGSGAEAISLAKKQKFDFVFLDLKLPDIPGDEVYMQLKDIHPDLPIVVITGYPDSEILSKILSTGPVTVIKKPIEFDQLNKAVKQLGHKGAEIGL
- a CDS encoding class I SAM-dependent methyltransferase, with product MVESSLPISVDDVARHYDQLDGFYREIWGEHVHHGLWETGSESSYEAVRAMSHLVAIKAALVPGAEVCDLGCGYGGTSRLLADEYGARVTGLTVSPAQQRYAVDVTRTPGNPSYLVEDWMCNQRPDAVFDALVAIESTEHMADKARVFSEVARVLKPGGRMVVCAWLAGEAPKPWQVRHLVEPVCREGRLPAMGTEEDYVAWMEQAGLALRERLDVTRKVSRTWPICAWRFVVGLIRRPGYLRFILNARNDNRIFAITMLRIWVAYCTKAMRYVVFVAEKPSR
- a CDS encoding AI-2E family transporter, whose amino-acid sequence is MKAGRALLTLGCVIVVIAGLKAGAGFLVPIVVAFFLSVLSFPLMHWLMSKRLPHMVALFVTVGAIVLTLGLTVYAGASLLRKFQSEVPGYVHKLKSYVDQTGAWLEERGVEGAKDTANQVFDVPTIISLATNQDVVKNVASMVGTTFGTVATWLGSTIIVLVVMMFILMEAPGTTSRASVVEQAGGPNLAVLLQSATDIQKYLGVKTLISAATGVAAFILCWSFNLKYPLLWGILAFAFNYIPAVGSTAAGIPAVIEALVQHGVGPAVGVAIGYAVINFCLDSLWQPMLMGRRFGISGLVIVLSVIFWGWLWGPAGMFLAVPLTMMMKVILENTEEFRWISVAMAKKKVRHGEVVLEVPELEDDEDTMGGGAATEPPANIPRTRVESINRTRRP